Genomic segment of Methanolobus mangrovi:
TTACACAAGCGCCACCAGATAAGGGCAATAGCCCGTATTCAGAATGCAATTCCAAGATAACTTAACACAATTATCAGTAATGCACCTACAACGCCTGCAATCGCACAGACCAGGATGACTATCCAGTCGTAAGCAATATGCAATCCTAATACCAGGTTTGCAATAACGAGCACGATAAGTCCCATGATTGTGTTTATTACCATGTTCTTTACAGTCTTTAGTACCTTCCAGAGAAGAATTGCAGCTATGATAGCTACGATAAGAATCACTATTTCAGTTACCATGATCACCACTTTTATATTACGATGATAAGTATTTAATGATTGCTAAAAAATTAGGATTTGTTAATGGAGTTAAGGAAGCTGTCAATCTCTCCTTTCATTGCATCCATATTCCTGTATTCTTTACTGGTGATCCTTTTATCTCCAAGTATCATCGCGGAAACGTTTGTCTGCGGTGTGTACAAACAAAGGACCGACAATCCTCTTTGCAATGCGCTGGATATCTCATAACCAACACCAATAGAAGGAGTGCTGACCTCTGCTATTACACAGTGGCTCTTTTCAAGGAACTCCATATCACGTATGTATATTTCCTGCTCTGTTAGCAGTGACTCTGTCCTTTCAAGTTCCGGGTCA
This window contains:
- a CDS encoding pro-sigmaK processing inhibitor BofA family protein; the protein is MVTEIVILIVAIIAAILLWKVLKTVKNMVINTIMGLIVLVIANLVLGLHIAYDWIVILVCAIAGVVGALLIIVLSYLGIAF
- a CDS encoding nucleoside 2-deoxyribosyltransferase, which codes for MNIFLSASIRGGRDMLSTYIEMCNYLQENGHDVLSWHVADPELERTESLLTEQEIYIRDMEFLEKSHCVIAEVSTPSIGVGYEISSALQRGLSVLCLYTPQTNVSAMILGDKRITSKEYRNMDAMKGEIDSFLNSINKS